The sequence below is a genomic window from Silene latifolia isolate original U9 population chromosome 7, ASM4854445v1, whole genome shotgun sequence.
aatgcctaccactttggtaagaaaatctaactaaacccaaggcatccttgtttgaagaaacgaggagaaatattaaattcagtgggagttctagcaagagtgtccttacAAATGATAGGAatattggtattattaaagggaaggcaaagatgggtgagaaacccaagCCTGATaataaattggaaatggatagtgggactaccaaaaccaagaccaagaagggtgcccaatcatatgaggaatgtcattattgcaatgtcatgggccattggaagcgaaattgccccaagtatttgggagatatcaaagttggacttattactccaagtgggacttggaaatgtggaaaagcgaaacaagagtgatatgaatctccgacaaggaaatggagctagggtagccgccacttcaagaaggacttatgtacttgtttttgctaatagctttgagttataatctacataattgttattatgtacccactttgtctaaaactttatttccatttctatgtgagacatgaaaggatttttatttttccatcaaagacaattgttgtattttgttgaaaatatacatgactgtgagccatgtcacttatctttatgatatacaagttttagaccctttcaactcaagcaaagatatcttcataatacaatccaaaagactcataactagtaatccaaatgatttataCATTTGGTTTTttcgattaggttacataaatgagaaacgcattaaaaggctagtgtcgactagatttaatgaaccatttgattttcaatcatatggaatatgcgaatcttgtttCCTTTAGAAAATGATTTATACTCTCTTTAGTGGTAAAGAgacatgagcaagtgatttgtttggactaatacatgccgatgtatgtgttctaataagcatcaccgcaaggggaatttatgactacttcgtcacttttaacgATGATTTAAGTaaatatgggtatatttacttaatcaaatataaagtgaagcatttgataaatttgagaaatttctaaatcacgtagagaaccaattgaacaaagtactaaaagCATTACGATTAGAtcatagtggcaaagatctaagtaatgaatttgatttattaaatatggattatgacctagtgtcactacccataacatcaaactaatatgagtcggtttaagttgttgaactcaattttgggaatttgcaatccaaaacggacaagtaattctaagcggatggtcaaccaggaaatacctaaaatagagagtctatttaataAATGACGTGGATAtgactcgcatattacatgaatcaaactacCATGATAGGAATGACATTttgaaagctaatgcatagtctagataaactccaaatactccaccatatatatgttcgtaactcacaaagctatctctcaaaagatagatgtatttctgagagatagagtgggagtagattggatcgctACAAACATatcttatagtgttactttgtgaaagtaacggaactatagagtgggagtatagttgaactataatctataaagatagagtaggagcatagttcagtgggagtttatcgcacgtGTCTTAAtggttaaaatattactttgtgaaagtgatagtattatgaccttgttacatacgagccattaCACTataatccaaaaattgttactcaagagtatattaatttaaagcgagggtctctttaaaggtaaatagagctttagagtactcatatgcataagattgacataaagatgttgatcaagataaattatgttaggaattgccgcatttcattttaatgaagaatggcaaataagaatcctaacatcttatgcgtagcttttttaagtgatcctagaatggtcttaaacaagctttaaaggattatatttttcgttcatgtgataatagtgaatgggttcattcacatgattgaagaatcatgattatacatgaagataagtgggagctataattgtttctccatgtcttatatgttgataacatattacttattgagaataatgtaccaatgctctcttctgtgaaagagtgattggagacttggaaagggatgcaaagtattctagattttgaatctatcaGAGAGAATATtagcatagagttgagagtcttatgaggataagatctttcgtatctgttgtacatcaacaaggttgaataggctattcatgttgagggaagtggaattactatgatggagtcatagtcattcactgaacctattaagttgttgatcacataaaatcgattaataatgtttccgccattagaacgatcatgtatgccaacagacgcacgtgctgtgatgaaccatatgctaggagcataatgagtcaataacaagttcattcataagatggtcttgtgaaagccttaaagaacaattgaagacttgttcatatgtttggatgataaactgcgttaggtgttgaagggttgtacaaactttagtttccaaactcaaaagggattttttgaaatcctaggatatcttattgacttaggagtaagagactaagaaaagagttttagtttcgcgcattgcaaattctacaaaaggaatctaagtaaattgtgataaaatggtcaacgtagggattaagggtgaatccctctacaaataactttatcacaagttatgagataacagtgggagcatctttcaagttaaagagcccaagtctagtaagaagactagacaaatacctagagataaattcaagttattagaaataatattgaatagaaggaaatagcaattgataaggttggaatatatggatatagggtatatccacttgccaagcttttattgcgtCTCAACtaagtgtaaaaggtacactaaagattataagatatgaagtagtaatagtgtattaactatttatatatgataatcgcatttatcgtttgagttttattaaactcacccgttatcttgttaaatccaaatgggttgtagagacaaattgaaccccattaaagagaactggattgacatggtattcgcctctagttacttatatgaggtgacgtctcgaagtgactagagtgtgatgcgattgatggcaagttcaagtgccatagagtcatacgggatgactagtcgatcacataggcagactgtatgggaaactctgtcgggcagtgaccgcttatagagttctggtaattcataaagcctggtcgtggcaagagctactatagtattcttgtgagtcaattattttgactagagactattcgcccaagttggcacaaatttctgattagctttgatttatactctacgactgtcgtaaatgaggtcaaatgggtatattttgggttatgatgaactgtggcagaacaaagggaatagtgcgataggaattgtccaccccttttcagggttgtttgaaatctcaaggccacttgaggagtagtgaactggaaatgcgtggccacgctcggaaggtatctatggtagataattccggtcaaacaattacactccagatcaaggaaaccactcaagatatgatcaagtgcaagtacgaccagcaagacaccttgcattgagtgggagattgtaataggacaagagaattggtgacgcacacttgtctcggacaagtgcgagattgttggaatatgtgtcctcaacaatagtgcgatcacatgatttaatatcacaattaaatctcatattaataaTACGTAAGGggtgattcattatatagtcaactgatcaacattaatcggtaacgattgacttgctagagtttgacgttactgtcgtggaacggtggtggtcagttaatcccttaaggtcacacctaaaggatgatgcccttattagtaaagttgattaattgtatgacgatacaagttaatcaattccttaaaattgaacaattcaattgtgagagagaaaattgatatcttattgtaatgggattaaataagatttattttagtaataaaaatgctttattactgaaattgtttattgtttgagaaacaatgtagataagaatgaatggttagttataattataagatgttgtgaattataattaaatgacccattttatttatctgatcaagtatcactagtcaatttgttgtatgtaatttaattaatttataaaatgatatttatgtgataaatatgcattaaattaattaataacatgtaacatattacatgtgacgtattgtgtgacaagtgacaaattgacaaaataaaaaggTAGTCGATTTTATATGatggaccgaaatagagggagtattagtgggttatggttgttttattttatttgataaaatagcatgatgatgcctacctacaactagccttacacctactcttacacatcttacacaacCTACTAtcttgtgaagagaaaaagcATAAAGGGAGATGCAATCCTTGGCATTTGATGCATGCTCCAACCGTGCTCCCTCCTCTTATTAAGAGAATATTGTTCTCTTATCATTATTCTTACACATTACATGCAAAAGTcttatgcattattctctctactctttaatctttctctaaaaatatgagaagattcaatctaaattgttcataaagattactaatattattagtgtaatatatgagtattagtaatcaattttaaggtagactactaaacaaatatctagcacatattatttagtagtgataagggttaaatcttgggtgcaatcaagaggagaatctctactttgggatttttggaggatcatccaatatatATTAagttcaagaacaaataaggaaggtggccttatttgtgcccaatatttcgaacctatatataatgtaagggacattatttttcctcataaatctcttattttgttatgcatgcactagatctaaagaacaaataattaagaagttaattagttcactattagaggagtctaataataggtatatgaacctaacatataCTATATAAGAGTCTTTGTTACCtacagagaccaggtacacatctctagaaaaactcgttttagcacttgttactgcttcgtacaaattgcgtccctattttgagtcacatacaATTTCAGTCGTGACAAACTACCCCCGAGAACCATAATGAGGAAACCTGAACTGTCAGGGAGAATGGTTAAGTGGTCTGTCCACCTGAGTGGGTAAGACCTAAAATTTAAACCCCGAACAGCCATAAAGTCCCATGCCCTAGGtgactttgtgtcagactttaGTCCCACCCTTCAAGAACAAGCCGACAGTGAAATCTTGACCCTAAGTGAGGCTAAAGAGGAGCAGGTATGGGAGTTACatgttgatggggcatccaatacGAAGGGAGCATGGCTAAGGCTGGTCCTGAAATCACCTCAGGGGGAACAGATAATACAGGTAGTAAGGTGCGAGTTCAAAGCAACGAATAACGATGCTGAATACGAGGCCCTAATCTTAGGACTCCAATTAGCCTTAGAATTGCAAATCAGCCGCATCGAGGTGTATAGTGACTCCCAACTGATCGTAAACCATGTGAATAACGTATACACGGCCAGGGACCCTAAAATGATAGCCTACCTAGAAGTAGCGAAGAAGCTCAAACTCCGCTTTGCCTTCTTGAACATCCAGCAgataccaagggatcaaaatgtTGAAGCGGATACTCTTGCCACCATGGGAGCAGCCTTCACTCCAGGGGTAGTGGGTACTATACCATTCATACATGTCATGAAACCTACCGTACGTCAGAATGAACAGCAGAACGCCAGTAAGGCTGCAACCACCCAATGGACACACGAAGCAGGGATACTGTGTACTGCCACACCCCAGGAAGAGATTAATGATTGGCGCAAGCCTTACATTAGTTGGCTACGTGATGAGGTATTACCACTTGACCAGAAAGATGCCAGGCGCTTCATAATGAAATCCTCCAGATTCGTACTTATTGATGGTATCCTATTTAGGAAGTCCTTGGCAGGACCCTATCTGAGATGCTTGAGCATATAGGAGGCACAGGCAGTAATGTGTTATATCCACAGTGGTGATTGTGGAAATCACACAGGGGGTAGGAGCCTATCCAACAAAACACTAAGGCACAGTTACTTCTAGCCTACCATGAGGAAGGACGTCATAGATTACGTCAAGAAATGCGAAGAATGCAAAAGGCACGCTCCTGTCAGCCACCAGCTAACAGAACATATGCATCCGATCATCTCGCCTAGGCCTTTTATGAAATGGGGAATAGACATTGTGGGATCATTACCCCGTGCTTCTGGAAACAGGACGTACATGCTGGCAATGACGGACTACTTCTCTAAATGGATAGAGGCATAAGCTTTCCCTCAGATCCTGGAGAAGCATGTGATATCTTTGATCAAGAGGAACATAGTCAGCAGATATGGCATCccttcagaaatcatatgtgacaacgggtcacaattcATATCCAACAGAATGGAAGACTACTGCGCTAGGTGGAACATCAAGTTGTTTAAGTCCACTCCTAGGAATCCGCAAtacaacggtcaggcagaatccatcAATAAGATAGTCATGAACAACCTGAAAAGAAGGCTGGAGGAGATACGAGCCAACTGGGAAGATGAGCTCCGCTTCGTGTTGTGGTCTGATAGAACTACCCCCAAAGTGGCAACAGGTCATACACCATTCAGTCTGCTATATGGGGCCGAGGCAGTTATTCCCTCTGAGGTGCAAGTACCGACACATCGATATGCCAATGCCACCGAAGAGAGGAACCAGGTAGAAATGGCTAGCAGCCTGGATAGCATTGATGAGCCAAGGACTAGCACCCAAATCAGGATGGCCGCCTACAAGCAGACAGctgccaggagttacaacaaaaacGTAAGGTTGAGAACGCCGCAGGTAGATGTCCTGGTACTCAAGAAGGTATTCCCAAACACCTAGAACCAGAgtgcaggcaaattcgcctacaactggGAAGGCCCCTACCGCATAGAAGGCATCGTGGGTAATGGGGCATACAAGTTGGAGACTATGGATGGGGTAGCTTTCCCTAGATCCTGAAACATCATTCACCTTAAAAAGTATTATGTTTGAGGTTCCAGGTGCAGGACCCGGAAGTTCCACCTCCAACAGGTACATTCCAGGACCCTTAAATCATAGCATTCAGTACTCCAGACACCTTAGAACATGAACTAACTTGCTAAAAGTGTCTTTGATTAAGCAGCTATCGCTTGAAGGGGAACGACCCCAGAACCCACTTGCTGAAACCACAGCTCACTCTCTCATGAGGTACATATGCAAAGAACTAATCATTTTGTTTTGTACCGCCTGACTGTACCACCTGCATTGGTCTAACAGCAACATCTCTTTTGATAGCAGGAACAACTAAGTCACCAGGCAAGGTCTTTCGTTCAGTACGCACGTGCTAAGTCTCCTGAATTCAGCAGGTACTACTAAGGAAATGACAACTTACAACGtatcttttaaatcctttgagtcaaaaccctttttcttattttcccttgGTGTCAACTTCACAGGTGTCACAAGGAGCAAAATGTGGAAGCAGCGTACTTAGTATTTCAAAAGGCCAAAATGAAACACTATTTTCTTTTAAGTTGTTGTAAAACTCTGGAGGAACACACTTTGTGCTCCccaaattattttggatttatgaaaTTGCTTCCACTTTTAGGTTTATCATTGTTTTTGGATTGAATGTGGATATGGTAAGTTGAATATTAAGGCAATGTCCTAGTAGGCTAACTGATGAATAGGAACTAGCAAATTATTCCTCCTGCAGGAAGTACTCAATGTGCGCATGGTCGAAACAGAGGGATTCGAGCATCCAGATGGACAGAAAGCTCCCTGAACCACCATAGACACCTCAACAAGTACGAAGCTGGCACACAAACAGAAAGAACGAAAAATTGCTAGCAAAACAACAGAAGGAACAAAACAGGAATTTTCATAAACACCCCTCAGCAGGGGGAATttgaaaaataaatatttttgccCCTCCTATGAGGCAAAAACCAAAGAGGACTAAAAGGTGCCCAAAACTACCAGACACCAAAAGTTGGATTACAATGGGCCACCACACAGGGTGCTCAACAAAACATCAAgataaaatttaaatttaaatgcCTAAATTAGGCAGAAGCAGCAGAATCCGGGACGACATCAGCAGGAACATCTACCGGGGCGTTGGGCTCCACAATAGCCTCTCCCCCAGATGGACCTTCCCTTCCCTGAGCAACAAGGGCATCCTCCCTAACCTCCTCGACGGACACGACAGCTGGTTGTTCAGTCCTAGCACTGGTCTCTCCTTCATCACCACCCAGCAAGTCGTTGATGAGGATGAAGTCCGGCTTGATTGGATATGCAGCATTGAACAGCCGTTCCTCCTCAGCAAGGTCCCAGTTGGAGTGTTCACCCGTCTCAAACTCCTTGATGCATTTGGTGTTTGTTTCCCAGGCGGAAACCAATGTAGAGTCCAAGAGCAGGTGCTTCAGCAGTTCCACCTCCTTTTGAGCCTCTTCCATACGCCCTTCTGCCACCCTCTTCTCAGCATCCAGCTGCTTCTGGGTAGCTGCCTTCTACTCAGCCAGCTTCTTCTGGGCAGCCACTTTCTCCCTCCTAGCTAGCGCCAGATCTGCCTCCACCTTCCTCAGGTTGACGTTGAGGTTGTTCACCTCCCCATCAATCTGGCAACCTCCCTGCGCAGGAACAGGCCGTCCTGCAAAACCTGCAAGAGGAACAGTCAGCAGCACGAACAAAATAGACCAGTTAAACATAAAGGGAATTAAAAAAGGTACCTGCAGGGCGCGTCCAGGAGCTTCATCTAGTACATAAGGAAGAGGGGTATTTCTTAGAGAATGGACAGCAGCAGGGAGCAGGAACTGTTCCATGTGAGGCCAAAGAGGCACCCCATTGGAGCCAAACCCCTTAGGAAGGTGGATTACAATGGAAGTATTGGGCAGAGGTGGTCTATGAGCCATTGCAGCCAGAGGAGCAACCTCAACAGGGACAAGCGTGCTAACCGGCTCCTTTTCAGCAGGGAGCGATGGCCTCTTCCTGGGAGAAGGACCGGAGGAGGCAGAAGCAACTTGCTTCCTCTTTCTATCCAGCAGGGAAAGAGAGGAAACAAGAGTATTCCCTAGTAcattgatgcgaccataattggcgcatatttagcccccgaattaccattgtttctatgctttttagtgcctatttgggtcatttcttatctttagttctttgttttgcatattctttgagattttgatcccttggtaggaaaggagtaagaatcttgcattttcatggcaaaacaaggctaaattgatcatattcaatgaccaagcatcaaggagagacaagactagaaggcctttgtacatagcatagtagaagagcattgttgagaaaaggatccttgagtccccaaggaaatccccaaggaattcatgaagaaaagggaagaaaaagaagaaggaaagctgctgaactacaatccgaacggattgtagagaatccgtccgtcctccccaatccgagcgtcccgcaaaggaatccgctcggattccccgtcgccagtccgagcgtcttgttccttgatccgctcggattgtccatcccagatccggccgtcccgactcccagccgcacggatcacagcacagcacagtttcgttcttcaagctacgaaatggagaagcccttctctcggataatcccggaggctccttgctcaacttaaaaagtgtaattactagtttagcccttagttaaccctaatgcatcctccctaagtttcactataaataccccattagtctaattagaggagcatgttcttcttatcaataattagagtagttaatatcaatcaaatctctcttcaatattgtaatcaaatattaatcaagttttaatccaagttttagttctttaatctctctctagttcttactttattttgggtaattgaagattatttgggttattattgggagattgacaacctctcaatctaggattcaagtacttctattattcttgctttattattggaatcattagtaggtataatctcttaatccctttttaattattgctaattactttcatttattcatcatgtttcattatgttagtatgattgacaacctttctagcatgatcaatatgataatgagtgagtagtctcttagctagggtttaatgggtgattaggggaaaccaacatggggaatgattcatgcttaaattaatatgctttcatatcttatttgcttgcttgttttgatcttaatacatgcacatgttatatttgatgaaatgctaagcctatgaatccttgcatttactatcatcttctatcctttcaacttgacttgtaagacataacccaactcgagtcttgttagaccatgcatatgttaagtagggaagattaagtcgacttgtaggtgttgtacaatccaagagattcggctccgggacccaaactttcctaggattgtaagatataacccaactcaatccatcacaacaataattgcttgcttataatttgagaacatgtttgtatgatcatatcccatgattcccctatgaaccaatgacaccctagtgcttttaatcaattgtttacacccttattttatttaccttgttagtttattttcattgctattttagtttagtaaccttctacatcaacccaatttgtgacacccctagacaccactagttacaatagaatcttcatttcaatacccatcccttgggatccgacctttacttgcctctttactaattgtagagttgtttgtgaagtataaattgtgttttgtatcgaccattgaccaacgaccacatatgcttaattgtgaacaccaaatggctccgatcaaaaatggcgccgttgcttgGGGAcgatgtttaattgatttaagatttcttttattgtttttagttgtgtctttttcaccttggggaagtaaaactcctcaaggtttgttctaattgtttttgagttgtttgatattttgcatgtctagaaggttacaaagagatttgttaccttttgaccgtgaaatcgaaagaaccttgacgaataataggagacttgttaggaggaatttgggaggtgttggtgaagttgttcaacccactagtgagtttgtcaatcctttcgcaatagaaggagaagagaacccattaaacaataccacacaaaatccacctacaatgcctaaattttcgtcacactctatacccaccgaggaggatctaccaaatggtactcctaccccacaacatcttaccggaaactttattgccaagtccgccttcattcaactagttgagaggagccaattcgggggaatgcctagtgaggaccctcattctcatatggaaacattttgtgattattgtgaagctatctctcaaacgggcgtgactcaagaccaaataagatgggtcttatttcctttttcgttaatcggcaccgcaaagcaatggttgaagggccttgataaggccacccttggaatagattcttggaagaagctagctctagctttctacaaaaaattctacccaccggaaaagacaaatatgctaagagctcaaattacgggttttaagcaaagggatgaagagtctttgtatgaagcttgggagcggttcaaaggtatttgtcgctcatgtcctcaccatggacttagcgaatggtttttagtgcaacaattttggaatggtttatatgaagattcaaggaacattctcaatatgggatcaaatggaatgttcaccgaagttgatgacaatcaaacatggaacaagattgaggaaatggcggtccataattcacaatatagtaggcctcgcaaggctactagaggaggaaagtatgaagtggacaccgttactcaattgggtgctcaacttagtgctcacattgacacaatcaacttgaagtttgaacaagctatggctagacttgaggaaagc
It includes:
- the LOC141590330 gene encoding uncharacterized protein LOC141590330, which gives rise to MEDYCARWNIKLFKSTPRNPQYNGQAESINKIVMNNLKRRLEEIRANWEDELRFVLWSDRTTPKVATGHTPFSLLYGAEAVIPSEVQVPTHRYANATEERNQVEMASSLDSIDEPRTSTQIRMAAYKQTAARSYNKNVRLRTPQVDVLVLKKLSLEGERPQNPLAETTAHSLMRKYSMCAWSKQRDSSIQMDRKLPEPP